In Paenibacillus larvae subsp. larvae, the following proteins share a genomic window:
- a CDS encoding 50S ribosomal protein L25, whose translation MGIMLQGTTRNKGTRGELNKLRKEGKIPAIVYGKTLVSSPLALEKKHVLALLKTHPNAVIDLDIPEVGKRPVMISQVQRDPINGDVVHLDLHQINLDEPVRTAVALEFTGEPADVKEGGILQIQTAELEVRCLPDRLPEQLKVDISKLGVNQNLLVSDIEVPQGVEVVTDGNEVLITILVPQKEEAADETGTQAEPQEE comes from the coding sequence ATGGGAATCATGTTACAAGGGACAACCAGGAATAAAGGAACTAGAGGAGAGTTGAACAAGCTCCGCAAAGAAGGCAAAATACCTGCTATTGTTTATGGAAAAACACTGGTAAGCTCGCCATTGGCGCTGGAAAAAAAGCATGTTCTGGCTTTGTTGAAAACTCATCCTAATGCGGTAATAGATTTGGATATTCCGGAGGTGGGCAAACGGCCGGTCATGATTTCACAAGTACAGCGTGACCCGATTAATGGGGATGTGGTTCATCTGGACCTTCACCAGATTAATCTGGACGAACCGGTTCGTACTGCTGTAGCCCTTGAATTTACAGGAGAACCTGCGGATGTTAAAGAAGGGGGAATCCTGCAAATTCAAACGGCGGAATTGGAGGTCCGATGTCTGCCGGATAGATTGCCTGAGCAGTTAAAAGTGGATATCAGTAAGCTGGGCGTTAACCAGAATCTGCTTGTCTCGGATATTGAGGTCCCACAGGGAGTGGAAGTGGTAACGGACGGGAACGAGGTTCTGATAACCATTCTTGTTCCACAGAAAGAAGAGGCCGCAGATGAAACCGGCACACAAGCAGAACCGCAGGAGGAGTAA
- the pth gene encoding aminoacyl-tRNA hydrolase, whose amino-acid sequence MKCFVGLGNPGRAYTHTRHNIGFMAIDRFAEKLGGVRFQSKCKSELAEVRVGTEKVYLLKPVTYMNLSGEAIRAFMDYYKVDVQDIVIVYDDRDTDFGKIRLRYKGSAGGHNGIKSVIAHIGTQEFKRIRMGISRPAPGQDIADYVLSNFNKAEMAELPSILDKTCEALEFFLDHTFEATMAKFNG is encoded by the coding sequence GTGAAATGTTTTGTGGGCTTAGGCAATCCGGGAAGAGCTTATACTCATACCCGCCATAATATAGGATTTATGGCCATTGACCGTTTTGCAGAAAAATTGGGAGGCGTACGCTTTCAATCCAAATGCAAGTCGGAGCTGGCTGAAGTAAGGGTAGGTACGGAAAAAGTCTATTTGCTAAAACCGGTAACTTATATGAATTTATCAGGTGAAGCAATCCGGGCGTTTATGGATTATTACAAAGTGGACGTGCAGGACATAGTTATTGTGTATGATGACCGGGATACGGATTTTGGTAAAATCCGTTTGCGCTATAAAGGAAGTGCCGGGGGCCATAATGGGATCAAGTCCGTTATTGCCCACATAGGAACTCAGGAATTTAAACGTATCCGTATGGGAATCTCCAGGCCTGCTCCTGGACAGGACATAGCTGATTACGTACTATCGAATTTTAATAAAGCCGAGATGGCAGAGCTGCCGTCTATTCTGGACAAGACTTGTGAAGCTTTGGAATTTTTCTTGGACCATACTTTCGAGGCTACCATGGCAAAGTTTAACGGATAG
- a CDS encoding anti-sigma-F factor Fin family protein gives MTVKYICRHCRTLQGELNGDELSEFQLGFHFLTPEERRDIIAYNADGETTVHVICEYCREALEYHPELALLPNPLQ, from the coding sequence ATGACTGTAAAGTATATTTGCCGCCACTGCCGTACACTTCAAGGGGAATTGAACGGGGATGAGCTGTCCGAGTTCCAATTGGGCTTCCATTTCTTGACCCCCGAAGAGCGGAGAGATATAATAGCCTATAACGCGGATGGAGAAACAACAGTGCACGTAATCTGTGAGTACTGCAGGGAAGCACTGGAGTACCATCCGGAGTTGGCGTTGTTGCCAAACCCTTTACAGTGA